One Elgaria multicarinata webbii isolate HBS135686 ecotype San Diego chromosome 6, rElgMul1.1.pri, whole genome shotgun sequence DNA segment encodes these proteins:
- the COPRS gene encoding LOW QUALITY PROTEIN: coordinator of PRMT5 and differentiation stimulator (The sequence of the model RefSeq protein was modified relative to this genomic sequence to represent the inferred CDS: inserted 2 bases in 1 codon; substituted 1 base at 1 genomic stop codon) gives MEQKEWLDQRIRVDGSSFAEQKQVEVARNVKIFSWSSGKGLGEGVVEKVTSPLEDIDXLESDLEDWKLDGEGFXFMPTNTAFPEMKITTQYEEEDWNKELAKSENNNNPYGFEDVMHCRSFLDQNPVALCPIQDKPLYNLSLHHVAPLTLSHLEDMLVDGQFDDAVD, from the exons ATGGAGCAGAAGGAATGGCTGG ACCAGAGGATAAGGGTTGATGGATCCTCCTTTGCTGAACAGAAGCAAGTTGAAGTGGCAAGGAACGTGAAGATTTTCAGCTGGAGCTCTGGAAAGGGCTTGGGAGAAGGTGTAGTGGAGAAAGTGACTAGCCCTCTTGAGGATATTGA GTTGGAGTCAGACCTGGAAGACTGGAAATTAGATGGCGAAGGCTTCTAATTCATGCCAACCAATACAGCTTTTCCTGAGATGAAAATTACAACTCAATATGAGGAAGAGGACTGGAATAAAGAACTGGCAAAAAGTGAAAACAATAACAATCCTTATGGATTCGAAGATGTTATGCACTGTAGAAGTTTCTTGGATCAAAATCCAGTGGCATTATGTCCAATTCAAGACAAGCCTTTGTACAACCTAAGCTTGCACCATGTAGCACCACTGACTTTGAGCCATCTAGAGGACATGCTGGTAGATGGCCAGTTTGATGATGCTGTTGACTGA